From a region of the Acidobacteriota bacterium genome:
- a CDS encoding aldolase: MSTTYAARGTALRRARWIAGGVAAALAVAGGFAPNDAQAQERTRLNKVIEAIEEGRPAIANQDWRFVDMEHSPFSAQGIVEAFAEADQDRDEQGRMRLTPMVRIPQEGDEDFKWAIKQVLDLGGLGVIVPHVDTGEEAVRLVQAARYPPARDDAQPEPRGERGWGPGRATRLWGVDTAEYHARADVWPLDPDGELFVVAMVESAEAVANIDAILAAPVSAIMVVPGDMSIDLGLGPAPGPENHPEVDAMYDKVLAACQAQDRVICGCGDGAVRLQQRIDEGWQFILPLGG, translated from the coding sequence ATGAGCACGACGTACGCAGCACGTGGCACCGCCTTGCGGCGGGCGCGCTGGATCGCCGGGGGGGTCGCCGCCGCCCTGGCCGTTGCCGGCGGTTTCGCACCGAACGACGCCCAGGCGCAGGAGCGGACCCGCCTGAACAAGGTCATCGAGGCGATCGAGGAAGGCAGGCCAGCCATCGCCAACCAGGACTGGCGCTTCGTCGACATGGAGCACTCGCCTTTTTCGGCCCAGGGCATCGTGGAGGCCTTCGCCGAGGCCGATCAGGACCGCGACGAGCAGGGGCGCATGCGGCTGACGCCGATGGTGCGCATCCCGCAGGAGGGCGACGAGGACTTCAAGTGGGCCATCAAGCAGGTCCTCGACCTCGGCGGTCTCGGCGTCATCGTGCCGCACGTCGATACCGGCGAGGAGGCCGTGCGCCTGGTGCAGGCCGCGCGCTATCCGCCGGCGCGGGACGACGCGCAACCCGAGCCGCGCGGCGAGCGGGGCTGGGGTCCCGGCCGGGCGACCCGCCTGTGGGGCGTGGACACCGCCGAGTACCACGCCCGGGCCGACGTGTGGCCGCTCGACCCGGACGGCGAGCTCTTCGTGGTGGCCATGGTCGAATCGGCCGAGGCGGTCGCGAACATCGACGCCATCCTGGCCGCGCCGGTCAGCGCGATCATGGTCGTTCCGGGCGACATGAGCATCGACCTCGGTCTCGGACCGGCGCCCGGGCCGGAGAACCATCCGGAAGTCGACGCCATGTACGACAAGGTCCTCGCGGCTTGTCAGGCCCAGGATCGCGTGATCTGCGGCTGCGGGGACGGCGCGGTCCGGCTGCAGCAGCGCATCGACGAGGGCTGGCAGTTCATCCTGCCACTGGGCGGATAG